From the Candidatus Methylomirabilota bacterium genome, the window GAGCGCGGCGTGCGCGCCCGCGGCCGCCGCCTCCGTCCACGCCTTCTGCACCGCGTCCGGATTGCCCGCGGGCAGCGGGGGCTGGCCGCCCACCACGCTGAATAGCGTGGAGAACGTCAGGTCTTTGCCGGTCACCTCGGCGAGGGAGCGCGAGAGCCCGGCAGGGTCGGGCGCCCCCGTCACCGTGAAGTCGGGCATGAACAGATTGAGCTTCTTCGCGCCGCCGGCGATCACGTTGAGCAGCACGTCCGGCGCCTGCGAGCGGGCGGCGGGCGGCGGCACGAGCAGGAGGGCGGCGGCCGCAAGCAGCGCGGCAAAAGCGAAGGCGAGTCGGCGCGGCGTGCTCATCCGCGTCCCCTTTCCAGATCGAAGGAAAACATCACGCCCAGCGTCGGGCGGGTCCATTCCTTGGGCAGCGGCGGGAATGGCTTCGCTTCCATGATGGCGCGCAGCGCCGCCTGGTCGTAGAAGGCATTGCCCGAGCTCTTCTCGATGCGTGGGGTGGCGATGGAGCCGTCACGCTGGATCTCCACCACGACCAGCGGCTTCTGCGGGGGCTCGGCGATCTGTCCCTGCCGCTGCCAGGCCGCCTCGACCTTGGTGAGGACCTGCCGCAGATACCAGGCGTGCGGGAAGTCGGTCACGTCGAGCGTGCGCACGCCGGTGCCCGACGTCGAGCCGGTGGGCGTCCCCGCCGGCGGCGGGGGAGTCGGCCGTGCCTCGGTCGGCGTCTCGGCGGGCTTCGCGGCGGTGGTGACGGGCCGGCGCTCCGTCGGCGGGGCCAGCGGCGGCAGCTCCTTTTCCCCCGGACGGGGCATCGCCGCGGGGCGGGGAGGCAGCCGCGAGCTCGGCAGCGAGGCGTCGGGCAGGCTCGGGGGCGCCTTCGGCGGATCGGGCATGCGCGCCTCGCGCGGCTCCGGCAGCACCGGCGCGGCCGGCTTGGTGGGAGCGGGCGTGGCGGGGCGCGGCGGCAAGGGCGTCGGCGCCGGCGGGGCGGTCGGAGAGCCCACCGCGGCAATCGTCGGCACGAGGTTCACCACGTAGACCTTCTGGGTGTTGAAGCCGCCCCAGAGGATCGCAAGCCCGAGAGCGGCCGCAGCGGTGCCATGCGCGATCGCCGACACGGTGAGCGCCGCCATCGGCAGGCGCCGGCGGCGTAGTGCGGGACCGAGGCGGCCGAGCATGGGCCCCACGGTGAGGCTCGCGGCGTTCAGCGTTCCCTCGCCGGCTCCGTGACCATCCCCAGCTTCTCGACGCCGGCGCGGCGGATCCGGTCCATTGTCTCGACGACGAAGCCGTACTGGAGCCCCTGATCGGCCTTGAGATAGATCGTCTTGTCCGATCGATCCTTGATCGCATCGCGCAAGCGCGGCTCGAGGCTCGCCACCGGCACCGGCTTGTCGTTGAGGTAGATGGTCTGCTCCTTGGTGAGCGTGAGCACGAGCCGCTCTTCAACCGAGGTGGGCTTGGCCGAGCTCTTGGGCAGTGCCACGTCGATGCCCCGGTGCATGAGGGGGGCGGTCAGCATGAAGATGAGCAGAAGCACGAGGATGACGTCCACGAGCGGGATGATGTTGATCTCGGACAGGCTGGTGCCAATCCGCGCGCGGCTCCCCGTGCCCTCGGCCGACTCGAGCCTAAACGCCATCTTTTGCGCTCGCCGCCGGCTTGGGGGCCGGGCGCGAGAGGACGTTGAGGAAGTCCAGGGAGAAGCCGTCCATCTCCGCCGCCCAGTGCTTCACGCGGTTCACGAAGAAGTTGTAGCCCATGACGGCGGGGATGGCCGCGCCGAGACCGGCGGCGGTCGCGATCAATGCCTCCGAGATACCGGGCGCCACGACCGCGAGGCTGGCCGACCCCTGCTGGCCGATGCCGTGGAACGCGCTCATCACGCCCCACACCGTGCCGAACAGGCCGATGAAGGGCGCCGCGCTCGCGGTGGTGGCCAGGAAGGGCAAATAGCGCTCCATCCGGGCGATCTCGACGGAGGCGCTGCGCCGCATCGCGCGATTGACCGCGTCGAGACGGTCGGTTGTGAGCCCATCCTCCGCCTGGGCGAGGGCATGCTCCAGCATCTCGCCGCCGGTCACGCCGCCCCCCGCCTCCTGACAGCCCGAGATGTAGAGCTGGGCGAGGGGGCTGTCACGGTGCTTCCGCGCCGCGATGAACACCGAAGCCAGGTGCCGGCCCTCGCGGAAATCACGGAGAAAGGTCATGGACTCGCGGCGAATCTTCCGGAACTCCCACCACTTCTCGACGATGAGCGCCCAGCAGACCACGGAGAACAGGCCCAGGAGGAGCAGGACGAACTTCGCGACGGGCCCTGCGTTGAGAACGAGCTCCATCACGCTCGAGTTGAGGCTGCCGTTTCCTGGCACTCAGGGCTCCTTTGTAGGCGATCTACCAGAGGAAAACACTCGATTTGATGATACAGAACGCTCGCAAAGCGTGTCAATTAATCGTATAACTACAGCGCCATGTTCCGCTCTCCGGGGCCGATCGCGTTCCAGCTCGGGCCCCTCAGCGTACGCTGGTACGGCATTCTCATGGCCCTCGCGATGGCGCTGGGGCTCTGGCTCGCCTATCGGGACGCCCACCGCCGCGGCCTCGACCCCGAGAGCTTCCTCAAGGCCGGCGAGCTGAGTCTCCTCGGCGCGCTCGTGGGGGCGCGCCTCTACTACGTGCTCTTCAATCTGGACTACTACTCACAGTTCCCGCGGAAGATTCTCGCGGTCTGGGAAGGCGGCCTCGCCATCCACGGCGGCATCCTCGGCGGCCTGATCGTCGGCGGCGGTTATGCGCTGCGGCGGCGACTGCCCCTCCTGAAGTTCATGGACGTCGCGGCGCCGAGCTTGATCCTCGGCCAGGCCATCGGCCGCTGGGGCAACTTCTTCAACGAGGAAGCCTTCGGCACGCCCACGACGCTGCCGTGGAAGCTCTACATCTCGCCCTCGCATCGTCCGCTGCTCTACGCCCAGAGCGACTTCTTCCATCCGGCGTTCCTCTACGAATCGCTGTGGGACCTGGGGGTCTTTCTCGTGCTCGTTCTCTTTCTGCGGCGACGGCTCGAGCGGGCGCCGGGGGCACTCTTCCTCGCCTATCTGGGGCTCTACTCGGCGGGTCGCTTCATCACGGAGGGCATTCGCACCGATCCGCTCATGCTGGGTCCCCTGCGGGTGGCCCAGCTGGTGAGCCTGCTCGGTGTCGCCATGGCGGTGGTTGCGGTCCCGCTCATGCTCCGCCGCACCCGCCCCACGCCCACCTGACGGTCCGGCGGTGCACTTCGCGTTCCTCGGCACTTCGGGGGCCGTGCCCTCGCTCGGCCGCGACAACACCTCGATCGTCTTCGTGAGTGAGGGCGGGGCGGTGCTGCTGGACTGCGGCGGGAGCCCCATCCAAAAGCTCTTGCTGGCCGCCGTCGATCCCATGGCGCTGGACCGGGTCATCATTACCCACTTGCACGTGGACCATTGCTATGGGCTGCCGTCACTGATCCGGAACCTCAGCCTGCTCGGCCGCCGTGCGCCGCTACGCATCGCGTGCCGCGAGGAGCATGCCGAGCCCATTCGCACCCTCCTCGGCGTGTTCCGGCTGCTCGGGCGCGCCGATTCGTTCCCCATCGAGATCGAGCCCGTCTCGGCCATCGAGCGCGCGGCCGTCGGGGTGACCGGCCCCTTCACGATCACGACGTCGCCCAACGCCCATGGCGCCATGCCCAACCTTGCGGTGCGCATCGACGCCGCGGGCGGACCCTCGGTCGTGTACTCCTCCGATACCGAACCCTGCGCGGCGGTGGCCGACCTGGCGCGCCATGCCGACACCCTGATCCACGACGCGACGTTCGCGGAGGGCGAGGCCCGGCACGGCGTCCATTCGACGGCGGCGCAGGCGGGTGAGGTCGCGGCCCGAGCCGGGGTTCGGCGCCTGATCCTTGCCCACATCGGCTTCCCTCACCACGAGGCGCTCGCCGAGCTGGCCACCGAGGCCCGCGGCCGCTTCGACGGCGAGGTGGAGGTCGCGGAGGAGTTCGTGCCCTATCCGCTATGACCGTCTACGAGAGCCGTGACGGGCGGAGCCGGCTGCTGCGGGCCGATGCGCGCCGCCTGTCGGGCGTCGGGCCGGGCGAGGTGGGGGTGATCGTGACCTCGCCGCCCTATCTCGTGAAGGGGCGTGGGCTCACGTCCGCCGAGCGCTACGCCCGCCGGCTCGCCGTGGACTTCGGTCGCGAGTGGAAGCGGGTACTGAGGCCCGACGGCGATTGCTGGTTGGTGCTGGGCGATCGCCACGACGGCCGGGAGTGGATGGGGATCGACGGCCTGCTCACGCGCTGGATGCGCCGCACCGGCTGGACGCTGCAGGCCAAGGGCTGCTGGGCGCAGATCGGCTCCCGCGAACGCTGGGACCACCGCATCAACCATGTGCTCCGCTTCCGCAAGATGGGCGCGCACCCCGTCCGCCCGCGCTCCACCACGCTGGCCTGGATGCTGCCGTTGCCGCGCTCGCACACGGACAGCCGGTGGGACGCCACGCCGAAGGCGGTGATCCGGAGGGTACTGGCCGTGAGCGCCCGGCGCGGCGCGGTCCTCGACCCCTTCATCGGAGCAGGGACGGTGGCGCTGGTGGCGGAGCGGCTGGGACGGCCGTGGATCGGGGTCGAGCGCGATCCTCACATGGCCGCGCTGGTGGCGCGGCGGCTGCGAATGCGCCGGGTCAGGAGATCCGCTCGCGCATCTTTCGGACGAGATCCTCGTAGGAAGACCTCGTCAGGAAGCCGTCGAACTGCGAGCGGTAGCTCGAGGTCACGCTCACGTCGTCGATGACCACGTCGTAGATCAGCCAGCGGTCACCCTGCGCGACGAGGCGGTAGTCGATGGCGACCTCCGCCCCGGGGGCGAGCACGCGCATCCGCACCGTCGCCAGGTCGCCGTTCACCGACTCGCCCGTGAAGACGATCTTCTCGCCGCGGTAGCGCTCGATCTTCGCCATGAAGGCGCGCTCGACCAGCTCGCGGAACAGGGCGGCGAACTCGGCCCGCTCGGCCTCGGTCCGCGCCTCCCAGTGGCGCCCCAGCGTCCGGCGCGCCATCTCGGCCCAGTCGAACAGCGGGCCCGTGATCTCGCGCACCGCCTGGCGACGCTCGGTGACCTTGGCGCTGGGCTTGAGCACCGGATCCTCGAGCGCCTGGATCACGCGCTCGATCTCTGGCCGCAGCCGGTCGGTGACGGAATCGGCGGAGACGTGGGCGGCCCCCCAGAGGGCCATGAGGACCAGCGCGAGCGCGACGAGCATTCGCATCGGTGACATGGGAACCGCTGAGTGCAAGCGATATGCCCTCCCTTCGGGACGCGGCGCGACGGTGATCCTCGCGCGCTAACGCCGCACGTCGAAAGGCATTGACCGAGCGGGGCGGATCGGGCTCGCCGCGATGCGCGACGGCCGGGTGTCATTTCTGCTCGAGCGACCGCCCAGAGTTGTCAACCGGCTGTCAGACCAAGACCGCAGGTTCTGCGGGGCACCCGTCCGCCGGACGCCCTCAATGGACGCCGAAGCGCCGGTCGATCTCGGCGGCGATCTCCTCGAGGCGGTGGCGCAGGGTGTGCTCGCCCAGCGCCCGCTTGAGGGCGTTCTGGCCGATCTCGCGCGCCTCATCGGGATGGGCGAGGTAGTAGTCGAGGTGTCGGCGCAGCTCGTGGGGGTCGCGGTAGGTCACGACCTCGTGGCCGGGCGTGAAGAGCGCCGGGAGCTCGTCCTTGTGATCCACGACCTGGCAGGCGCCCGCCGCCGCCAGCTCGAAGGCCCGCGTGTTCACCCCCACGATGTCGTTCATGGGGTGATGGTGGTTCAGCGACAGGGTGGCGCCGGAGTAGATCGCGAGTTTCGCGTGCCCCCACACCGGCCCGCCCGCCACGAGCGCGCGTACCTCGGGGGCCGTCGCGCGGTCCCAGCCCGCGCCCCAGAGCCGCACGGGATAGCCGGCTAGCTCCCGCACGAATCGCTCGCGATAGGGGTAACGGCTGCCGACGAAGGCGACGATGCCGGTGAGCGCGCGCGCCTCCGCCGGCGTGGGTGTGACCGGGTGGTGCATCTCGGGCACGCAGTAGAGCGGCAGGTAGTGGAGGTTGCGAAGCCCTACGCTCTCCAGCGAG encodes:
- a CDS encoding MBL fold metallo-hydrolase is translated as MHFAFLGTSGAVPSLGRDNTSIVFVSEGGAVLLDCGGSPIQKLLLAAVDPMALDRVIITHLHVDHCYGLPSLIRNLSLLGRRAPLRIACREEHAEPIRTLLGVFRLLGRADSFPIEIEPVSAIERAAVGVTGPFTITTSPNAHGAMPNLAVRIDAAGGPSVVYSSDTEPCAAVADLARHADTLIHDATFAEGEARHGVHSTAAQAGEVAARAGVRRLILAHIGFPHHEALAELATEARGRFDGEVEVAEEFVPYPL
- a CDS encoding TonB family protein; translated protein: MLGRLGPALRRRRLPMAALTVSAIAHGTAAAALGLAILWGGFNTQKVYVVNLVPTIAAVGSPTAPPAPTPLPPRPATPAPTKPAAPVLPEPREARMPDPPKAPPSLPDASLPSSRLPPRPAAMPRPGEKELPPLAPPTERRPVTTAAKPAETPTEARPTPPPPAGTPTGSTSGTGVRTLDVTDFPHAWYLRQVLTKVEAAWQRQGQIAEPPQKPLVVVEIQRDGSIATPRIEKSSGNAFYDQAALRAIMEAKPFPPLPKEWTRPTLGVMFSFDLERGRG
- a CDS encoding DNA methyltransferase; the protein is MTVYESRDGRSRLLRADARRLSGVGPGEVGVIVTSPPYLVKGRGLTSAERYARRLAVDFGREWKRVLRPDGDCWLVLGDRHDGREWMGIDGLLTRWMRRTGWTLQAKGCWAQIGSRERWDHRINHVLRFRKMGAHPVRPRSTTLAWMLPLPRSHTDSRWDATPKAVIRRVLAVSARRGAVLDPFIGAGTVALVAERLGRPWIGVERDPHMAALVARRLRMRRVRRSARASFGRDPRRKTSSGSRRTASGSSRSRSRRR
- a CDS encoding MotA/TolQ/ExbB proton channel family protein; this translates as MPGNGSLNSSVMELVLNAGPVAKFVLLLLGLFSVVCWALIVEKWWEFRKIRRESMTFLRDFREGRHLASVFIAARKHRDSPLAQLYISGCQEAGGGVTGGEMLEHALAQAEDGLTTDRLDAVNRAMRRSASVEIARMERYLPFLATTASAAPFIGLFGTVWGVMSAFHGIGQQGSASLAVVAPGISEALIATAAGLGAAIPAVMGYNFFVNRVKHWAAEMDGFSLDFLNVLSRPAPKPAASAKDGV
- the lgt gene encoding prolipoprotein diacylglyceryl transferase translates to MFRSPGPIAFQLGPLSVRWYGILMALAMALGLWLAYRDAHRRGLDPESFLKAGELSLLGALVGARLYYVLFNLDYYSQFPRKILAVWEGGLAIHGGILGGLIVGGGYALRRRLPLLKFMDVAAPSLILGQAIGRWGNFFNEEAFGTPTTLPWKLYISPSHRPLLYAQSDFFHPAFLYESLWDLGVFLVLVLFLRRRLERAPGALFLAYLGLYSAGRFITEGIRTDPLMLGPLRVAQLVSLLGVAMAVVAVPLMLRRTRPTPT
- a CDS encoding biopolymer transporter ExbD; protein product: MAFRLESAEGTGSRARIGTSLSEINIIPLVDVILVLLLIFMLTAPLMHRGIDVALPKSSAKPTSVEERLVLTLTKEQTIYLNDKPVPVASLEPRLRDAIKDRSDKTIYLKADQGLQYGFVVETMDRIRRAGVEKLGMVTEPARER
- a CDS encoding ABC transporter substrate-binding protein, which translates into the protein MRMLVALALVLMALWGAAHVSADSVTDRLRPEIERVIQALEDPVLKPSAKVTERRQAVREITGPLFDWAEMARRTLGRHWEARTEAERAEFAALFRELVERAFMAKIERYRGEKIVFTGESVNGDLATVRMRVLAPGAEVAIDYRLVAQGDRWLIYDVVIDDVSVTSSYRSQFDGFLTRSSYEDLVRKMRERIS
- a CDS encoding glycosyltransferase, whose product is MRWLIVLPFERAEHMGMDMRDELRALGHEVRTFAYRRDNPLYKNRGTKAAYQLWILRRLERACLDWRPAVVLVVKGGPITPGVIRRVKARVDTLFVNLFPDNPLWMIPFESIEAYDLFLTKERYALRSLESVGLRNLHYLPLYCVPEMHHPVTPTPAEARALTGIVAFVGSRYPYRERFVRELAGYPVRLWGAGWDRATAPEVRALVAGGPVWGHAKLAIYSGATLSLNHHHPMNDIVGVNTRAFELAAAGACQVVDHKDELPALFTPGHEVVTYRDPHELRRHLDYYLAHPDEAREIGQNALKRALGEHTLRHRLEEIAAEIDRRFGVH